The Rhipicephalus sanguineus isolate Rsan-2018 unplaced genomic scaffold, BIME_Rsan_1.4 Seq568, whole genome shotgun sequence genome contains a region encoding:
- the LOC119377811 gene encoding hemicentin-1-like, with translation MTSMEPVSVVWFRVADVKFNLSSYLPQSGDNHMEPKKVYALVAPEPPSVTVLGASVGLVDGAHWKQPPWTGRAFFSLLSDPPALLLNRLNRSDTGQYVCNVSYRSDNVTNAGATVTEAAVELFIAVPQQPPVIRDSEGNLLRMTAGPYAEGDTVRLTCAVPAADPELKLTWRRKGQALSSPVATVVATTSGGRETHLDLGPLFREDLFLNISCVATSDVTLPMESSVLVDMFLPPAEVSVWSWPHDNADASGWVMVAPSATRTTSSALASTSARDTEDIISGTFSGRAIQSASADSSSASTFSSPRSFECEATGSRPPANITWFLDGLPLDERLSHTRVEDNVTASVLLLPSSEQAGKLLECRASNDNLREHRGVLSRYLAVNVSNKPEVSIKLGTGLNASHIMEGADVYMECSVLVASRIPHVTWSRDGRELDADLARGMVITSRYLVIRRVTPGHGGSYTCRVTNTRGDTVESTPLLIRVRYSPRCVSEEELVLSVEKDAAVNLTCFVRADPSEGLRYFWLVVNGTRGTEAARESHPNRRRQQLLLPVVTESNRLEIVPNASIFDAALACWAENAVGTQERRCRFKFIGKGVNTPALTCSVGNFTDNSFSLTCFTPLANVTTTSSTKLRPERRLRVQVFDTRRGNRSERSFWSTDLGPVLVNRLRSATEYLVVVQMPPSLAVTLTALVAIYCAHVRKKRMKKRRKPPDKECKSDTSSTSREDVDSVHIRDHKEYLAATDGC, from the exons ATGACGTCGATGGAACCGGTGTCTGTCGTCTGGTTCCGCGTAGCAGACGTGAAGTTCAACTTGTCCAGCTACCTACCCCAAAGTGGGGACAACCACATGGAACCAAAAAAGGTTTACGCGTTGGTGGCTCCAGAACCACCGTCGGTCACTGTGCTGGGAGCTAGTGTTGGACTAGTGGACGGTGCTCATTGGAAGCAGCCACCATGGACGGGCAGGGCGTTCTTTTCGCTGCTCAGCGACCCACCGGCTTTGCTCCTGAACCGGCTGAATCGATCCGATACTGGACAGTACGTCTGCAACGTGTCGTACCGTAGTGATAACGTAACCAACGCCGGTGCGACCGTAACCGAGGCAGCCGTCGAGCTGTTCATCGCAG TTCCTCAGCAGCCTCCTGTGATAAGGGACTCCGAAGGCAACCTACTGCGCATGACAGCGGGGCCTTACGCTGAGGGCGACACCGTACGGCTGACTTGCGCCGTGCCTGCAG CCGATCCAGAACTGAAGCTCACCTGGAGGCGAAAGGGCCAGGCACTGAGCTCGCCGGTAGCTACTGTAGTAGCGACGACTAGCGGCGGCCGGGAGACCCACCTAGACCTCGGCCCTCTATTTCGCGAAGATCTGTTCTTGAACATCAGCTGCGTGGCAACCAGTGACGTCACTCTGCCGATGGAAAGCTCTGTGCTTGTCGACATGTTCC TGCCGCCTGCCGAAGTATCCGTATGGAGCTGGCCTCACGATAACGCGGATGCCTCCGGCTGGGTTATGGTCGCCCCTTCGGCAACGAGAACGACGTCTTCGGCTTTGGCTTCGACTTCGGCTCGCGATACTGAGGATATCATCTCGGGCACCTTCTCCGGTCGAGCCATACAATCAGCAAGCGCGGACTCGTCTTCAGCCTCCACTTTCTCCTCGCCGCGCAGCTTCGAGTGCGAGGCAACCGGAAGTCGTCCGCCGGCGAACATCACGTGGTTCCTGGACGGACTGCCATTGGACGAGCGCCTGAGCCACACTCGCGTCGAGGACAACGTCACAGCAAGTGTACTTCTTTTGCCGTCTTCGGAGCAAGCGGGAAAGCTTCTCGAGTGTCGTGCTAGCAACGACAACTTGCGGGAGCATCGTGGTGTGCTCAGTCGCTACCTTGCCGTGAATGTGTCAA ACAAGCCGGAAGTAAGCATTAAGCTAGGCACGGGTCTCAACGCGAGCCACATCATGGAGGGAGCGGACGTTTACATGGAATGCTCAGTCCTGGTCGCTTCGAGAATCCCCCACGTCACGTGGAGTCGCGACGGTCGAGAGCTGGACGCCGACCTGGCCCGGGGAATGGTGATCACTTCCCGGTACTTGGTGATCCGCCGGGTGACTCCCGGTCACGGCGGAAGCTACACGTGCCGAGTGACCAACACCCGGGGTGACACCGTCGAGAGCACGCCGCTTCTCATCCGTGTCAGAT ACTCTCCCAGGTGCGTTTCTGAAGAAGAGCTCGTCCTGAGCGTCGAGAAAGACGCAGCCGTGAACCTGACCTGCTTCGTGCGAGCTGATCCCAGCGAAGGCCTGCGCTATTTCTGGCTCGTGGTGAACGGCACGCGTGGCACGGAAGCCGCGCGGGAAAGCCATCCTAACAGGCGCCGCCAGCAACTGCTCTTGCCAGTCGTGACGGAATCCAACCGCCTGGAGATCGTCCCCAACGCTTCGATATTCGATGCGGCGCTCGCATGCTGGGCGGAGAACGCCGTGGGAACTCAGGAGAGACGGTGTCGGTTCAAATTTATAGGTAAGG GCGTGAACACACCGGCCTTGACATGCAGTGTGGGCAACTTCACCGACAACTCTTTCTCCCTGACCTGCTTCACACCTCTCGCCAACGTCACCACGACGTCGTCAACCAAACTAAGGCCGGAACGAAGACTGCGAGTACAGGTGTTCGACACCAGGAGGGGCAACCGATCGGAACGCAGCTTCTGGAGCACGGACCTGGGTCCGGTTCTCGTCAACAGACTCCGCTCGGCCACCGAATACTTGGTCGTTGTTCAAATGCCCCCGAG CCTCGCCGTGACTCTGACGGCACTGGTTGCCATATACTGCGCACACGTCCgcaagaagaggatgaagaagcGACGAAAGCCGCCCGACAAGGAGTGCAAGAGCGACACCAGTTCAACGAGTCGGGAAGACGTCGACTCCGTGCACATTCGGGACCACAAGGAGTACCTCGCGGCGACGGATGGCTGCTGA